The nucleotide window ccactagggacaagggtgtaagaaaatggatggatggattttggTGTGGTGACAAGAACATGAGGTGGGTTTTTTCCAGTCATTGATTCTGACAGGAGtcttaaacaaaataatctacTGCTTTCCTATCCTGCTCTTTATATAGTAACACAACAATAAGCTTTATGTTTGGGTAGAGCCTTCGGTCTTAATAAGAATGACGGATGGTGCTTCTTTGATCACCAGGTGGAGGAGGGGCAGGTCAGCATCACTCAATGTTCTTACACTAAGTTTGGTACATGCTATTTTTAAAAGGCTAGATATAGACAGtctaaatgaaattaaatattatcaaatcagatttttatcttaaatcGAGAAACGTCACATTAGTTGGCACAAGGAGAATGATTTTCAGTAATCATATTAAGAATTTACCCACCGTCTAATCTGGTGCAGATTATCAATCATCCGCAATATGACTTTTATATatctgtatatatttatattttagttataacttttcagcaattaTTTTGTGTACTCTGGCAGCCGaacaacattttgttgccaAATTCACTGTTGTGTCTATACTAAATCTAAGAAACTGGATGTCTCATCTGAAAGGCTGCTTCAGTTCCTGAAAAAACTCCTGAAACACCTTCAGTTAAGACAGAAATTTCAATTAACTATCTCCTTAAACACCTGGAATTTGGAACCAGTAATAAATTAATGTCAAGagaaaaactaactaaaatatATGACAGAGGTATAATTTCTGGAATGCCTAAAAATTTCAGgaatcaagaaaaaaactgaattgtgatttttttttctctcacatcgGACACTATTTTTCTTGTGTGTAGAGCTAAATCTGTATTACTTTCTAATGAAAGTGATACTCATcactttcatttgtttgaaattgAAGCTAATTGTATTAACTGAAATACAGTATTAACTGTACAGTTAATTATACAGTTAATTGTATTAACTGTATTCCAGTTAATACAATTAAATGAAAACCAACTGTATGGTTTCCAGTATATTTATTACAACATATGCAGCAATCAATTGGCCACATTTAAGACTCTGCCTATTTTCCCTTGAACAACTACTGATAAATCCTGAAAAACTATTCAGgaaattttgcatttgaaaaaaacaatcagtgaCAAGTAGgcttgtcacaataagcaataaatcaattaattgcatgagaaaataaaacaagcttgatttccatttccattatgcaaattgaaattatgcaaatttccatttgcataatttatctttttttctctctcttcctacCAAAAAGTGGATAacaaagtcttcagtctggtccATTGGTTCTCAGCTAGCCCTTTTTTGAATGACAATTTTGTTAACAGAGACTTCATAACTCATTTTGTTTGCCGTTTCtattgttttggttatttattttgtatgctTAACATATCTGCCAGTTCCAGAATTAAAGATTTGTTAGAATATAAAGATTACTGATCTTTAAGAAGGTGGATGTGTATTATTAAGCCACTGCCATTACATTATGTGAAAATAGTctaaaaagaacaatattatgatttatcacaataacttctggaacaaatTATCGCCAAGCAAAATTTGTTGTTGTGGCAGGCATAAGGAAAAAGGTTGTACTTTGATGTACAAATTGGGATTtttaattccttcattttctgtttgattacAACCTCAAAGATCCAGatacaagtcttttttttccctttatgtgTTATAATTTCTTAACAAAAATGCTAATCATTCAAAATCAGATTTGGcagctcagaaataaaaaaaatcccagaaattCTATTGGTCAAAAAAGCCTTATCTTTGCGTCTCTCAGATATACCACTATTTAACGTTAATCTCTGTGATATCTAAAAAGTTATCATATTCTGTGACTTACATGAAAAGCACAAGTTGGATGACAGGAGCTCCTCTCAGAAGTTCACTAAAGGAATTAACGAAGAGGTCATATGCCAGCAGAACCAGTTGGATTAGAAGCACCAGTGAGTAGTTTCCAGTCTGAAGCATCTTTGACCTGATCTTCACTGTCCTCTTTTCCTTTGGCTGGTTGCCTTCACACTTCTGACTAGTCGCTCAGCATAAACCTCGTACATTCTTCAGTACAAAAACACGGTCCATGTGGTTATACAAAGTGGAAAAATAGTCCATTCACATAATTCAgttggttgcttttttttaaaaaaatgttccgAAATATTTTTGGCAGAGATAAAAGAAATCTGAGGACACAAGTCTGTCCAAACTGTCAGCGAAATTCTGGCACTTGAGCATGCTTTATCCTGTATGATGGCATCCTTCATGTAGAAAATCCCCTTGAATGTATCACCtacaaagaataaaacagaggTTGCAAAATAACAGGAACGTTGTAGAGTAATGCAAAACTTCCAGCAGAACATAACATCCTGAGTTTCTTGGAAATCTCCACCGATACGAGGAGTTGATGTAAGAGCTCCTCTGCCTCAGACAACTAAATTAGAAGTAAACCCATCCATGTAAGGTCATCATGCTGTTACACAGGCAGGCATGTGTAAAGGTCGCTGCTGGGATTATGGCTCTGAGCGAACTAAATTTACGCGGGCACGACGACAATCTCTTGTTTTGATGCTGTTGTTCTTCCATCTGCTTTTATTCCCCTCATGACGACTGTCTGGCGCTGTTTTGCTCTGGTAGCGGATAATCTCGAAGACGGATAAGTGTGAGATTTCTACAAAATCTACACACCTTTACAACTACATCGACTGTTATACAAGCAGAGTTTAAGAAAATGGTAATTGCCTACTCACCTGAAGTAAAAGTAGCTCTTCATTTCACCTCTTTCTACTTTTCCCCCCAAAACGATGATCTCTTAATGCATCCCCCAGCCCTTTTCAGCAGTATCGCATGTATTTCCGTAATTCCATGGTAACGCTTCTCTTTTACCATAATGGCAGCAAAGCGAGGGCAAGTTTTTTTGTGTAGCACAACATAAACATGGTAAGTGAAtctgctttaaagaaaaaataaaacaacagaagttaatttgtgtaaatacataaaaaagaatTACATCAAATGAGCGAGAGTTTAATTTGATCATagcattattgttattattattattattattattattattattattattattattattattattattattattattattattattattattattattggaagtagtagtaggaggaggaggagtaggAGTATTGCTTACAAAGATGTTTTCTAATTATCTCTCACTTATATGAAATTTACTGCAGTGTGGTCTCCGGTGACTTGAATAGACTTGCTTCATTTCGGACCAGCAGCTCTGAAATGTATTAAGTGCCAAGACTATCCAGTGCCatataaacaaattttttttaaaatatattattttacaaacagtGAGCCATTGCTATGCTTATCGTAATGCAGCAAGAACCAAAAATTCCATTTTCCTGGCTTCAGTCAACATTACGGTAAATATATAAACTGTGCAGTCGCCCTCTAGTGTCTAAGATAGGAACTTGAGTGACTGAGTTAAGTGATCAAAGGTAGAGGACTCTGTAGTAACGCGGCTGCAGCAGGTAAGTAATCAAACTTTTTCCAACTTCGGTTAGCTTATTATGCAACATGTGTCTCTTAAATTAACTCTGACCTTCTTTTTACTTCACTAGTTCACTGTAAAATGTTGTCTCTGTGGGGGGTTCtgctttaataatttttaatgatcTATTGTGGTGGgttttgtttcctctgcttGAAATGCTGCCCTAAATTTCAAGTTTCGCATTCACTTTAGGCCATTAAACGTGTCCTAAAGGCGTTTAACAAAATTATAAGTGCAATTTCAAACACAGATATGCATTTTGTAACCATTTTGTTTGCTAAACTTGTTGTTTTATCGTAAGTGCTCTGGTATTTTAGGGAACGCATGTTTGAAGTTCACCACATAGTTAAGCGAAACAACTTCTGCCACCtctttaaaattaatgaaaaatgaatagAGTCTATTGCAGTTTATGAACTTTGGTGTGGCTTCTGGCTTGTTTAGAGTTCGACTGACACACTAAATCTCTAAAACGCACTGTTTGCACAAGTCTCTTATCTGGTGTACTATATCCTTTAGTTTTGAAAACTTCCCGGACCACCAGCTAGATAATTTACAGCTTTTATCaacgttttattttatgtcttaaCAGATAGCGGAGCATAGAGATACAGTAGAAAGGTCAAGACATGTTATACTAAGCCTGACTTTAGTTCAGCATATGAAAGTCAAAAATTGCTTTTGTTGGTTTGTaatgaaaaatgtgacttttgtgaATTCACTCTGactgtaaaaaatgtataacTCATTGTATTCAATAGAAAATTCCGAATGTTGATGTTGCTACTAATGCTGTTTCCTCATAGCTCTTTGGAGGTAAATCTGCTTGTAATTGTGGTAGCTCTGACAATGCAAACAGCTGCAAATGTTAAATTTGCATCTCTTTCCCTTGTTCTAGCTGCTCTCCCCTTCAAGAACACATAATTCTTCTCATATGACACCATCCTGTTTTTAATCACATACACATCCTGCTCTCCTTTTAGGGAGAACAACTTGTTGTGCTCTGCAAAGCTGTATATGATCTTGACATAATTTAGCAATAAATATGAAGGAATAgtttcttcatatttatttatcaatggcatgataaaaaatatctgaaactgTTATGAAATGTGGTGTAGATCAGCCTGACAACCTTTGTGTCATGTGCTCAGTCACAGTTTACTCTGCACTGTGTTTAACAAGGGAGTAGTCTCATGGACACTTTCTTGCTAATTTAAGACAGCATTTTCTACAGTCATACAAGCAAGACATTGATTCCAATTCATCAGGAGAGTTAAAGTCCTGTTTTTTAGACTAAAGATAGATAAAACATAATGACTGAAtcatttattcctcttttttgtCTCCCTATAGGAATGTCTATGTGGCTGAATGATGGTGAAGTGCTGGTGGGCCAAGGCAGGGGTGAGGTGGTCCCACTAAGCCCCAGAGTGAAGGGCCTACCGTCTGGCAGCCCCAGACTGAGGAGCCTACCGTCTGGCAGCCCCAGACTGAGTCAAAGACGTAGCCCGCTGGCTTCACCACATGCCAGAGAGCCGACGCCACTGAGCCCACAGGCAGAGACCATGGGCAAAGCCAAAGAGCTTTTTGTCCTGTGTGACAAAGAGGGTAAAGGGTTCATCACAAAACGAGACATGCAGGTATGGTGGCTGGTTTGGTAGAGCAGCAACTTTAAGgacattcatttttaaagtgttgatttttatgtttgtggtcAGAGGTTAGAAGGCGAGTTGCCACTCTCCCCAGAACAACTGGAGACTGTGTTTGAAAGTTTGGACCGAGAGAACAATGGATTTCTCACTCCTGTTGAGTTCAAAACAGGACTTGGTGAGTGGGCTGTGAAACAAAGCAAAGCTGTTTGTGAGATCCGTTGCCTTAAAAAATTTCCATACcccttgtcatttttttttttttcgcattTTTGTCATAATAACTTCTTAACCATTCTTtctctgacctgtctgcttTATTTCCTGGTCTTCGTGATAATTTTTGTTCACTAACAAACCTCTTAGGACTTGACAGAAAATCTGgacttttttgttattgttgacaCACAGGTGAGCTCTTACTAATTTTATGAGCCCTgagtatagttttttttttttccctggatTCTAGTAGTATCAGTGAAATGCTACAAATGTATTCcacatatttaacatttttcttaaacattcatcattttccttctatttGAAAATTATGGAATACTTTATGTTGCTCTCCTATGATTTACCTTGAAGTTGGTGattttaacacaacaaaaagtTGAACATATTATTGTCTCCTTGGCTCAGGTGAACTGATGGGTGTGGATGAAACAGCTGAGCTGAGCCCAGATGGATCAGAGGCAGAGAGGAATGATGTAGACTGGTCTCAGGACCCCACCGCAGCCAGATTTGTCAACATACTAATGGAGCTGGGTGCTGACAAGATGTTCAAAGAGTAAGATGTGTTACTTTCAGAATGGTAGTGGAAATGTCCCCCAGTGAAAAAAGGTTGCACATTGTCTCTGAGAAGGGAGGGTGTGGTGGCTTagctgcttttattattttatgctgtgatgcatttaaaactaaataattctggttgaatgtaaatgttgatgCTTGTAATCGGTGCTGCTATTTTGCAAGGTCCTGTTTGGGggataaaaaaagagattgtTGATcttaatgttctttttttatctggttGGATAAAGATTGTCATACATCAGTGTGCTGATAGAAAAGTGTTGATGTTGTCTAActttatcatgttttattttgacttgtGACTATGTAAAAGTCAAATTATATTCTctgtttgataaaaatgttattaatgtttCTATTCTCTAAAGGTAGTTGTATTAAATGACAGCAATGTGAGTTTCTACCAGCTAAATAACAATTAACCGTATGGACTGTTTAGTGTCTGGCTGCATTTAAATGAACACTTatgaaaaaatttataattttacaacCAATCCAAGACAGTAAAGAACAAAATCAGGTTTTGAGACTAATAGAAACATGAATCCCCAAAGAACTATTATTTAGTTTGATACTTTGGTGGAGGAGGCATTAAACTGATAGAATGGATTATGACTTCACTATAGAGAAGATATTTTCCGCAGTaatcattttgatgtttttttttagggatATGAACAGGAGGCTGCGAGATGAGAAAGACGCCCAGCAATCACTTAAGCTGGTTAGTCACCGACACAATGTCCTTTCTTCCCAGCCATTCCCTTATCTCTTCAGTGAAGACCCTTGTCCTCCTTGGACCCGGCAGGTTTATCCAACCTGAGCCAAGTCTTGGAAAAAGCAATGTGCTTTTCTCCATCCCCTGGACAATGATTACTCAAACAGGCAGCTCCTGTTAATGACTTAATAATCTAAGTTTTCTGTGGAAGTGGTCAGTGTAGCGAAGGTTTGTGCTTAGCCGCAATTTAATGTTCCATGTCAAcgggaaaagaaaatgtttttgttaccCTTACTGAACCcaacaagtaaaataaactgGCTTAATGTTTGTTACACTGTCAGTAAATTTGTCTTCAAGTGAATGCCatacatgtttaattttcattcacagaaatgttttgagcACATGCTGtcttgtattttttcttaaattataatttatgaaagaaaaactgtattattggaaaaaacattgtgttaaattattttgcttcagaataaagtatttttgactccatttttgtctttttaaatgtgaaaagcatCCAGAGAAAATACTCATGCTGTCCACGTAATCTTCTAGAATCCAAACGTCACCAAGTCTCTGCAGAAGAGAGGGTCAATATTAGGCAACTACTTGCAGCAAGACAAGCCAGTAGAGAGGTTTGTATGATTGAGAGTCtccatttctaattttttttttttttacagtaatgaGGCAGACAagattcagttatttttcttctgtgttgaTTCTGAAGACAGCTGAGCTCTTCTGAAGAGTTGGAATTGACTGATACAAAAGAGGTCACAGATTCACCCAAGACCTGTCTACCGTCATGTAAAGTCCTAGATGAAAAAGTTGAACAGATTCAAACTCGGGTGGTGAGAATCTTAAATATTCCCTCTTAAAAATATAAGACTAGACCAAGAAAAGTGTCAAGTTTGGTAcattttactttgcttttaGAGCAGACTTGTCGATCTACAACGCGTGTTTAAGGTGGTGTTTCTGGGTAACTCTGGGGTGGGTAAGACCTCCTTCATCCGGCACTACTGCACTGGAAACTACTGGAGTAAAATGAGTTCTACTGTAGGTAAGCAATTCTCTATTGTACACTAGCATTCCCATACATGTGTGAGAGGCATGGGTATCACAGGACAGTACAGTTTCTACCAAGCTTGCTGGTGCCACAGTAAATTAATTACTATAGAATATATTTTCCTGGAGCATTTTTTAATACTGAACATAATTTTCAAATCTCTGGAGAACTACACTATCTGGTTATTATTGGTTATCATGCTCTTTTCATGTTCTACCAATGgaaatgacaacatttaaaattcGTCAATCTTGGACTGTAGTTGTGCGATGATGCAATCTGgaacctaattctggtctttTCCAGACCCGTTTCTTAAGACTGTGGAAACAAGCTTATGTTTACAGACTGTAGTCAGCATGCCATTGTCCAAAAGTTCTTATTCCCTTCTTACTTACTTGGAAAACATCTTGAGATTTTGAACAATGTAAATGTCAAAGTAACAATGTATGTCTTCCTTTAACATCCAGTCTTTGCATATAAGACTGAATGACTGGTTGTCtaatataaaaaggaaatattacTGCGGTAAGTTTGTCGGTGGTCCTACTGTGTGTCTAATTTTCCAAATGATAGCTGAACTTAATAACCCACTGCCAACTCAGTCTGAGTCAACCTTAAGTTTCATGCTTCATTGCAGACTTTGAGTCTTAATCACCAGTCTTGTACTGTGgaaattttctttctgcat belongs to Gambusia affinis linkage group LG08, SWU_Gaff_1.0, whole genome shotgun sequence and includes:
- the LOC122835566 gene encoding EF-hand calcium-binding domain-containing protein 4A-like; this encodes MIYCGMSMWLNDGEVLVGQGRGEVVPLSPRVKGLPSGSPRLRSLPSGSPRLSQRRSPLASPHAREPTPLSPQAETMGKAKELFVLCDKEGKGFITKRDMQRLEGELPLSPEQLETVFESLDRENNGFLTPVEFKTGLGELMGVDETAELSPDGSEAERNDVDWSQDPTAARFVNILMELGADKMFKE
- the cracr2b gene encoding EF-hand calcium-binding domain-containing protein 4A isoform X3; protein product: MNRRLRDEKDAQQSLKLNPNVTKSLQKRGSILGNYLQQDKPVERQLSSSEELELTDTKEVTDSPKTCLPSCKVLDEKVEQIQTRVSRLVDLQRVFKVVFLGNSGVGKTSFIRHYCTGNYWSKMSSTVGVDFQMKTLILNSTTITLQLWDTAGQERYRSITEQYYRKADGILAMYDVTQSASFSAVRGWMDSVRDKMCEGTVLMLLGNKLDLADNNNREITRPEGERLAEDAGHQG